In Rhododendron vialii isolate Sample 1 chromosome 9a, ASM3025357v1, the following are encoded in one genomic region:
- the LOC131301853 gene encoding protein PLANT CADMIUM RESISTANCE 2-like isoform X2, translated as MDSSKDDQKRQQMHSSNPPDNYQNYSAYSNPPPSAPQPYAPPQHYAHQPYQPPPPPSAAPPYDGHPVPGIPVAARSSPGPWSTGLCGCFEDVSNCCITCFCPCITFGQIAEIVDKGTQSCAISGVLYGLILHFTGCACLYSCFYRSKLRNQYALEESPCADCCTHFFCQYCALCQEYRELKNQGFDMSIGYEGNLEKKSREMSMAPMPQGGMIR; from the exons ATGGACTCCTCGAAAGATGATCAAAAGAGACAACAAATGCACTCCTCGAACCCACCCGATAATTACCAGAATTACTCGGCTTATTCCAACCCACCACCATCTGCACCGCAACCGTATGCACCGCCACAACATTATGCACATCAACCGTAtcagccgccgccgccgccatctGCAGCACCACCGTACGACGGCCATCCCGTGCCCGGCATCCCAGTTGCAGCTCGTTCATCGCCGGGGCCCTGGTCCACCGGCCTCTGCGGCTGCTTCGAAGACGTTTCTAACT GTTGTATTACATGTTTCTGTCCGTGCATTACTTTCGGACAGATTGCGGAGATTGTTGACAAAGGAACACAAT CATGCGCTATAAGTGGAGTTTTATACGGATTAATACTACACTTCACCGGCTGTGCCTGCCTCTATTCATGTTTCTATCGTTCCAAGTTGAGGAACCAATACGCGCTGGAAGAAAGCCCTTGTGCCGATTGCTGCACTCATTTCTTTTGCCAGTATTGCGCCTTGTGCCAAGAATACCGTGAGCTCAAGAACCAAGGTTTCGACATGTCCATCG GATATGAAggaaatttagaaaaaaagagTCGTGAAATGTCGATGGCACCAATGCCTCAAGGAGGGATGATCAGATAA
- the LOC131301853 gene encoding protein PLANT CADMIUM RESISTANCE 2-like isoform X1 — MDSSKDDQKRQQMHSSNPPDNYQNYSAYSNPPPSAPQPYAPPQHYAHQPYQPPPPPSAAPPYDGHPVPGIPVAARSSPGPWSTGLCGCFEDVSNCCITCFCPCITFGQIAEIVDKGTQSCAISGVLYGLILHFTGCACLYSCFYRSKLRNQYALEESPCADCCTHFFCQYCALCQEYRELKNQGFDMSIGMYNNLSPSPHPLSLSLSYARIYGRFELVIAS; from the exons ATGGACTCCTCGAAAGATGATCAAAAGAGACAACAAATGCACTCCTCGAACCCACCCGATAATTACCAGAATTACTCGGCTTATTCCAACCCACCACCATCTGCACCGCAACCGTATGCACCGCCACAACATTATGCACATCAACCGTAtcagccgccgccgccgccatctGCAGCACCACCGTACGACGGCCATCCCGTGCCCGGCATCCCAGTTGCAGCTCGTTCATCGCCGGGGCCCTGGTCCACCGGCCTCTGCGGCTGCTTCGAAGACGTTTCTAACT GTTGTATTACATGTTTCTGTCCGTGCATTACTTTCGGACAGATTGCGGAGATTGTTGACAAAGGAACACAAT CATGCGCTATAAGTGGAGTTTTATACGGATTAATACTACACTTCACCGGCTGTGCCTGCCTCTATTCATGTTTCTATCGTTCCAAGTTGAGGAACCAATACGCGCTGGAAGAAAGCCCTTGTGCCGATTGCTGCACTCATTTCTTTTGCCAGTATTGCGCCTTGTGCCAAGAATACCGTGAGCTCAAGAACCAAGGTTTCGACATGTCCATCGGTATGTATAATaacctctctccctccccccaccccctctctctctctctctcatatgcaCGAATATACGGAAGATTTGAATTGGTTATCGcgtcataa
- the LOC131299733 gene encoding cell number regulator 2-like — protein sequence MNSSNPPVPWSSGLYDCFDDVPNCCITYFCPCITFGRIAEIVNKGETSCRKSGGIYASLSLCRSRRRYSLPETPYTDWCVHGFCEPCALCQEYRELKKQGFDMSIGWEGNLERKRCRETMAPMAEGGMTTRDK from the exons ATGAACTCCTCAAACCCACCGGTGCCATGGTCCAGCGGCCTCTACGACTGCTTCGACGACGTCCCCAACT GTTGCATTACATATTTTTGTCCGTGCATTACTTTCGGACGGATTGCGGAGATTGTTAACAAAGGAGAAACAT CATGTCGTAAAAGTGGAGGAATATACGCATCATTAAGCTTGTGTCGTAGTCGTAGACGC TACTCATTGCCAGAAACCCCTTATACCGATTGGTGCGTCCATGGCTTTTGCGAGCCATGCGCCTTGTGCCAAGAGTACCGTGAGCTCAAGAAACAAGGTTTCGACATGTCCATTG GATGGGAAGGAAATTTAGAGAGAAAGCGTTGTAGAGAGACGATGGCGCCAATGGCTGAAGGTGGGATGACTACAAGAGATAAATGA